One window from the genome of Tolypothrix sp. NIES-4075 encodes:
- a CDS encoding RelA/SpoT family protein — MSGILINSPVEITLPDWLKKCLQESSAPNAQEDDKKRYDTTLICRAFKFAYELHQGQYRKSGEPYICHPVAVAGLLRDLGGSSAMIAAGFLHDVVEDTDITIEQIEEHFGAEVRQLVEGVTKLSKFNFKSKTESQAENFRRMFLAMAQDIRVIVVKLADRLHNMRTLQFMSEESRRSNAQETRDIFAPLANRLGIWQIKWELEDLAFKYLEPESFRQIQTYVAEKRAAREERLEKITKTLRDRLQQAGIEVIDVSGRPKHLYSIYQKMQRQQKEFHEIYDLAALRIIVKTNEECYRALAVVHDAFRPIPGRFKDYIGLPKPNRYQSLHTGVIGFTGRPLEVQIRTQEMHHIAEYGIAAHWKYKETGGSNNIQATGQDEKFTWLRQLLEWQSDLKDAQEYLESIKDNLFEDDVYVFTPKGDLVSLSPGSTTVDFAYRIHTEVGNHCAGARVNGRMIPLSTRLQNGDIVEILTQKNSHPSLDWLNFVRTSAAKNRIKQWYKRSRREENLARGRDLLEKELGRTGFETLLKSDAMSAVAEKCNYHSVDDLLAALGYGEITLNLVLNRWREIVKAQQPATNVIEITSIPSAKALRDVPATSGRGSDSPIVGVEGLVYHLSGCCTPIPGESIIGVVTRGRGISIHRQGCHNLEPVECDRLVPVSWNSARENRNRPQTYPVSIQIEALDRVGVLKDILSRLSDQGINVRHAQVKTAFGQPALMDLGIDISDRFQLEQVFIQIKKMSDILNIRRVGQIDE; from the coding sequence ATGAGCGGTATACTTATAAATTCCCCAGTTGAAATTACTCTTCCGGATTGGCTAAAAAAATGTTTACAAGAGTCATCCGCACCTAACGCCCAAGAAGATGACAAAAAGCGTTATGATACAACTTTAATTTGTCGAGCATTTAAATTTGCTTACGAGTTGCATCAAGGTCAATACCGCAAATCGGGAGAACCATATATTTGTCATCCCGTAGCTGTAGCTGGATTGTTACGCGACTTGGGGGGGAGTTCTGCCATGATAGCAGCTGGATTTCTCCATGATGTCGTCGAGGATACAGATATTACAATTGAGCAAATAGAAGAGCATTTTGGAGCTGAAGTTAGACAATTGGTAGAAGGTGTTACCAAGCTTTCTAAATTTAACTTTAAAAGCAAAACCGAAAGCCAAGCCGAAAATTTCCGACGAATGTTTTTGGCAATGGCACAAGATATCCGAGTCATTGTGGTGAAGTTGGCAGATCGGCTGCATAATATGCGAACTTTGCAGTTTATGTCAGAAGAAAGTCGTCGCAGCAACGCTCAAGAAACGCGAGATATTTTTGCTCCTTTAGCCAATCGGTTGGGGATCTGGCAAATTAAGTGGGAATTGGAGGATTTGGCATTTAAGTATCTCGAACCAGAGTCTTTTCGGCAAATTCAAACATATGTAGCCGAAAAACGAGCAGCACGAGAAGAAAGACTGGAGAAAATTACGAAAACTTTGCGCGATCGCTTGCAGCAAGCCGGTATTGAAGTCATCGATGTCAGCGGGCGCCCGAAGCATCTTTATAGTATTTACCAAAAAATGCAGCGACAGCAAAAAGAATTTCACGAAATTTACGATTTGGCTGCATTGCGAATTATCGTTAAAACCAATGAAGAATGCTATCGCGCTTTGGCTGTAGTTCACGATGCCTTTCGCCCAATTCCTGGTAGATTTAAAGACTACATCGGACTGCCAAAGCCAAATCGTTACCAATCCTTGCATACTGGTGTCATCGGTTTTACAGGTCGTCCCTTGGAAGTGCAAATCCGAACGCAGGAAATGCATCATATAGCCGAGTATGGAATTGCTGCTCATTGGAAGTACAAAGAAACAGGTGGTTCTAACAACATCCAGGCAACAGGACAAGATGAGAAGTTCACTTGGTTGCGGCAGTTGTTGGAATGGCAAAGTGACCTGAAAGACGCTCAAGAATATCTAGAAAGCATCAAAGATAATTTATTTGAAGATGATGTTTATGTCTTCACCCCTAAGGGGGATTTAGTTTCCTTAAGTCCGGGTTCGACAACAGTAGATTTTGCTTATCGGATTCACACAGAAGTAGGAAATCATTGTGCGGGGGCGCGGGTGAATGGCAGAATGATACCATTATCAACGCGCTTACAAAATGGCGATATTGTCGAGATTTTGACGCAAAAGAACAGCCATCCGAGTTTAGATTGGTTGAACTTTGTGAGAACTTCTGCGGCTAAAAATCGGATAAAACAATGGTACAAGCGATCGCGCCGTGAAGAAAATCTTGCTCGTGGACGAGACTTGTTAGAAAAAGAACTCGGTAGAACAGGTTTTGAAACTTTGCTCAAGTCAGATGCAATGTCAGCTGTAGCCGAAAAGTGCAATTATCATAGTGTGGACGATTTATTAGCGGCTTTAGGTTACGGTGAAATTACTTTAAACTTAGTATTAAATCGTTGGCGAGAAATAGTCAAGGCACAACAACCTGCAACAAACGTCATAGAAATTACATCGATACCTTCAGCGAAAGCCTTACGCGATGTACCTGCAACTAGCGGACGCGGCAGCGATTCGCCAATTGTCGGGGTAGAAGGATTAGTGTATCATTTATCTGGATGTTGTACGCCAATTCCCGGAGAGTCGATTATTGGTGTAGTGACACGAGGTAGGGGAATTTCCATCCATCGCCAAGGATGTCATAATTTAGAGCCTGTGGAGTGCGATCGCTTAGTACCAGTTAGTTGGAATTCAGCCAGGGAAAATCGGAATCGTCCGCAAACTTACCCAGTGAGTATTCAAATTGAAGCGCTGGATCGAGTGGGAGTATTGAAAGACATTTTATCACGCTTGAGCGACCAAGGAATCAACGTCCGTCACGCTCAAGTAAAAACCGCTTTCGGACAACCGGCATTAATGGACTTGGGGATTGATATAAGCGATCGCTTTCAGCTCGAGCAAGTATTTATCCAAATCAAGAAAATGAGCGACATTCTCAACATCCGTCGTGTCGGTCAAATCGACGAATAG
- the patD gene encoding heterocyst frequency control protein PatD, with translation MSLNRQKYHTFAMLLQQLRDYTTSTELNAPGLRQRVASLQQMFQQQIVPLADEDAQTPYNSREQSYQTEMSKQLRLLELDVMFFQGARQPATAQARLQTISDRLTTLVQYCEAILQQE, from the coding sequence ATGTCTCTAAATCGCCAGAAATATCACACATTCGCAATGTTGCTCCAGCAATTACGTGACTATACCACGAGTACTGAACTAAATGCGCCCGGACTGCGGCAGCGTGTGGCATCTTTGCAGCAAATGTTTCAGCAGCAGATTGTGCCTTTGGCTGATGAAGATGCTCAAACACCATACAATTCAAGGGAACAGTCTTATCAAACCGAGATGAGCAAGCAACTGCGCTTATTGGAATTGGATGTAATGTTTTTCCAAGGAGCGAGGCAACCAGCTACTGCTCAAGCTAGACTCCAGACAATTAGCGATCGCTTGACTACTCTGGTGCAAT